Proteins from one Aureimonas sp. SA4125 genomic window:
- a CDS encoding chemotaxis protein CheB, with amino-acid sequence MGSDAAEGVGGAFPIVGIGMSAGGLEVATAFLNAMASDSGMGFIIVQHLDPTRQSLLAELLGRATTMPVVQIEDGMRVEPNRVHIIVPAKTLLIHDGLLQLVEPEEPRGQRHPIDKFFSALAEDQKAKAIAIVLSGAGSNGTAGLADIKQAGGLCIAQDPQTAKFDSMPRHAIASGLVDLVLAPELMPEALLRYARHSYVEAPRPEMAEGPGTDGSGPGLEDVLTLLHARAGHDFSQYKHNTLSRRIHRRMGIAHVEKLDDYLALLASNPDEAGALVKDLLIHVTAFFRDAEAWEALDREVIAPMVEQAERGQSIRAWVPACSTGEEAYTIAMILAERSEAAKKDLAVKVFATDAAEHHLSAGRRATFPGSMVESLTAPRIARFFDKIDDNYYRIKPDIRETVLFAPQNVLKDPPYSRMDLVSCRNLLIYLEPAAQDKILSLAHFALRENGVLFLGNAETVGQRDHLFTSISKRWRIYRRVGPARPPAIDFAHWPIRDGLSKGVAAPPKLADIALKSLADRFAPASVLIDRNYRVLHFHGSTEDYLTQPAGAPTMDLLALAREGLRVTVRSAVRKAIENDETISLRAAFRRGSSDAVVVTAGPVRNGPNPSMILVSFGTDQGDIASPPARETSAPVGSDQGMEEELRIAREEMRVTIERYETTNEELTAANEEVTSVNEELQATNEELESSKEELQSLNEELSTINSQLDRKIVELAEASDDLRNLLTGNEVATIFLDTELRIKWFSPAIQTLFELIEKDVGRPIANFTQKFARGDLIEKAKAAIERLAISEQEVNAGDGRSLLLRVAPYRTRDNRIAGAVATFIDITDLNSKQVEIAAARDYAEAIVETIRDPLLALSKDLRVISANSAFYETFSISPADTTGSLVYDLVDGQWNIPSLRTLLEELIPNRQQIADYEIEIEVPRLGKRCMMLNARRIDSDDSRGELVILALEDVTERRDTARHQELLVGELSHRVKNTLAVVQSIVVQTLRSSDTLEYFGEAFKGRLQALAGANDAIVDGSWKGVTLRHIVHRSLRPFAVDRQVALGDGPDIDLRPQASLALAMILHELATNAVKYGALSVAKGRVLIAWRINSADPEPRIEVDWTESQGPPVQEPTRRGQGTRFIERSIAYELKGKSSVTFEQEGLRATLTFPMESAVMPTGAARPPTVNTV; translated from the coding sequence ATGGGCAGCGACGCGGCGGAAGGAGTAGGCGGTGCCTTTCCGATCGTCGGTATCGGCATGTCGGCGGGCGGGCTGGAGGTGGCGACGGCCTTCCTGAACGCGATGGCGTCCGACAGCGGCATGGGTTTCATTATCGTCCAGCACCTCGATCCCACCCGCCAGAGCTTGCTCGCCGAACTGCTTGGTCGGGCAACGACGATGCCAGTCGTGCAGATCGAGGACGGCATGCGCGTCGAGCCGAACCGCGTGCACATCATCGTTCCGGCCAAGACTTTGCTCATCCACGACGGCCTGTTGCAGCTGGTCGAGCCCGAGGAGCCGCGCGGCCAGCGTCATCCGATCGATAAGTTCTTCAGCGCGCTGGCCGAGGACCAGAAGGCAAAGGCGATCGCGATCGTGCTTTCCGGCGCGGGCAGCAACGGCACCGCCGGGCTGGCCGACATCAAACAGGCCGGCGGCCTGTGCATCGCGCAGGATCCTCAGACAGCCAAGTTCGACAGCATGCCGCGCCACGCGATCGCGTCGGGGTTGGTCGATCTCGTGCTCGCGCCCGAGCTGATGCCCGAGGCGCTGCTGCGTTACGCGCGCCATTCTTATGTCGAGGCGCCGCGGCCCGAAATGGCTGAGGGTCCGGGCACGGACGGGTCGGGGCCGGGACTGGAGGATGTGCTTACCCTGTTGCACGCTCGCGCCGGTCATGATTTCAGCCAGTACAAGCACAATACCCTGTCCCGGCGCATCCACCGCCGAATGGGTATCGCGCACGTCGAAAAGCTCGACGATTATCTGGCCTTGTTGGCGAGCAATCCCGACGAGGCCGGCGCGCTCGTCAAGGATCTGCTGATTCACGTTACCGCGTTTTTCCGCGATGCCGAGGCTTGGGAGGCGCTCGACCGGGAAGTGATCGCGCCGATGGTCGAGCAAGCGGAGCGCGGCCAGTCAATCCGGGCCTGGGTGCCGGCCTGCTCGACCGGCGAAGAAGCCTATACCATTGCCATGATCCTTGCCGAACGCAGCGAGGCCGCCAAAAAAGACCTTGCGGTAAAAGTCTTCGCGACCGATGCGGCCGAACATCATCTGAGCGCAGGGCGCAGGGCGACCTTTCCGGGGAGCATGGTCGAAAGCCTGACGGCCCCGCGCATTGCGCGCTTTTTCGACAAGATCGACGACAATTATTACCGGATCAAACCGGACATCCGCGAGACAGTCCTGTTCGCGCCGCAGAATGTGCTCAAGGATCCGCCCTATTCGCGCATGGATCTCGTCAGCTGCCGCAACCTGCTGATCTATCTGGAGCCGGCGGCGCAGGACAAGATTCTCTCGCTGGCGCACTTCGCGCTGCGCGAAAACGGCGTCTTGTTTCTCGGCAACGCCGAGACCGTCGGCCAGCGCGACCATCTGTTTACCAGCATATCGAAGCGCTGGCGGATCTACCGACGCGTCGGCCCGGCCAGACCGCCGGCGATCGACTTTGCCCATTGGCCGATCCGCGATGGTCTGTCGAAAGGCGTTGCCGCGCCGCCCAAGCTTGCCGACATCGCGCTCAAGTCGCTCGCCGATCGCTTCGCGCCAGCTTCGGTGCTGATCGATCGGAACTATCGGGTGCTCCATTTTCACGGATCGACCGAAGATTATCTGACGCAGCCGGCGGGCGCACCGACGATGGACCTGTTGGCGCTGGCGCGCGAGGGATTGCGCGTTACGGTCCGCAGCGCGGTGCGCAAGGCGATCGAGAATGATGAGACCATCTCGCTGCGCGCCGCATTCAGGCGCGGATCGAGCGACGCTGTGGTGGTGACCGCCGGCCCGGTCCGCAACGGACCTAATCCCAGCATGATACTGGTAAGCTTCGGCACGGATCAGGGTGACATCGCCAGTCCGCCTGCACGGGAAACGTCCGCCCCTGTTGGGTCGGACCAGGGCATGGAAGAGGAGCTGCGGATCGCGCGCGAGGAGATGCGCGTGACAATCGAGCGGTATGAAACCACCAACGAGGAACTGACCGCCGCCAACGAGGAAGTGACCAGCGTCAACGAGGAGCTGCAAGCCACCAACGAGGAACTCGAATCGTCCAAGGAAGAGCTGCAGTCACTCAATGAAGAGCTGAGCACCATCAACTCGCAGCTCGACCGCAAGATCGTCGAGCTGGCCGAAGCGAGCGATGATCTTCGTAACCTCCTCACCGGCAACGAAGTCGCAACGATCTTCCTCGACACCGAGCTGAGGATCAAATGGTTCAGTCCGGCGATCCAGACGCTGTTCGAGCTGATCGAAAAGGACGTCGGTCGACCTATCGCCAATTTCACCCAGAAATTTGCGCGCGGCGATTTGATAGAAAAAGCGAAAGCCGCGATCGAACGGCTGGCGATATCCGAGCAGGAAGTGAACGCCGGCGACGGTCGCTCCCTGCTCTTGCGCGTGGCGCCATACCGCACTCGCGACAACCGCATCGCCGGAGCGGTCGCCACGTTCATCGACATCACCGACCTCAATTCTAAGCAGGTCGAGATTGCGGCGGCCCGCGACTATGCCGAGGCGATCGTTGAAACCATCCGCGATCCGCTGCTGGCGTTGTCGAAAGATCTCCGTGTGATATCCGCCAACTCGGCGTTCTACGAGACCTTCAGCATCAGCCCCGCCGATACGACCGGCTCTCTCGTTTACGACCTGGTCGACGGTCAGTGGAATATTCCGTCGCTTCGAACCCTCCTAGAAGAATTGATTCCAAACCGGCAACAGATTGCCGATTATGAAATCGAAATTGAAGTTCCACGGCTTGGGAAGCGTTGCATGATGCTTAATGCCCGCCGTATCGATAGCGATGACTCGCGTGGTGAACTCGTCATACTGGCCTTGGAGGATGTTACCGAGCGCAGGGACACGGCGCGGCATCAGGAACTGCTGGTTGGAGAGTTGAGCCACCGTGTGAAAAACACGCTGGCCGTCGTGCAGTCGATCGTCGTGCAGACGCTGAGGTCCAGTGACACGCTCGAATATTTTGGCGAGGCTTTTAAGGGTCGGCTTCAGGCGCTGGCGGGTGCCAACGATGCGATCGTCGACGGCAGCTGGAAAGGTGTGACGCTCAGGCACATCGTTCATCGGTCGCTCAGGCCGTTCGCGGTCGATCGCCAGGTCGCGCTGGGGGACGGTCCGGACATCGACCTGCGCCCACAGGCCTCGCTCGCGTTGGCAATGATCCTGCATGAACTCGCGACCAATGCGGTAAAATACGGGGCGCTGTCGGTGGCCAAGGGGCGGGTGCTGATCGCATGGCGGATCAATTCAGCCGACCCAGAACCAAGGATCGAAGTCGACTGGACC